A single window of Martelella sp. NC20 DNA harbors:
- a CDS encoding DUF1045 domain-containing protein: MRYAIYFTPAIDHPLTIAAGRWLGYDAFAGEERPFPDSIALPSGRMSAVTAAAARYGFHATLKAPFRLADNTTPAALEAAFDVFCRKHGPFDIPELKLGKLGRFHALVPARENETLRDFAADVVRYFEPMRAPLANEEIARRKPDDLSDEERDNLERWGYPYVFDAFRFHMTLTGPVSGTDAHVIETAIEDYFAPFVGEPLEISGIGLFMEERRGAPFTIRRWQPLTGGQSRDIGAGDIGTGDTQE, translated from the coding sequence TTGCGCTACGCCATCTATTTCACTCCCGCCATCGACCACCCGCTGACGATTGCCGCCGGCCGCTGGCTCGGCTACGACGCCTTTGCCGGCGAGGAGCGACCGTTTCCCGACAGCATCGCGCTACCTTCCGGACGCATGAGCGCGGTGACGGCGGCGGCGGCCCGCTACGGCTTCCACGCCACGCTGAAGGCGCCGTTCCGGCTGGCCGACAACACCACGCCGGCAGCGCTTGAGGCCGCCTTCGATGTATTCTGCCGCAAGCATGGTCCATTCGACATTCCCGAACTGAAACTCGGCAAACTCGGCAGGTTCCACGCCCTTGTTCCCGCACGGGAGAACGAGACGCTGCGGGATTTCGCCGCCGATGTGGTGCGCTATTTCGAGCCGATGCGCGCGCCGCTTGCAAACGAGGAGATCGCGCGCCGCAAGCCGGACGACCTGAGCGACGAGGAACGGGACAATCTGGAGCGCTGGGGCTATCCTTACGTCTTCGACGCCTTCCGCTTCCACATGACGCTGACGGGACCGGTGTCGGGAACCGACGCGCACGTGATCGAGACCGCGATCGAGGATTATTTCGCGCCCTTTGTCGGCGAGCCGCTTGAAATTTCCGGCATCGGCCTGTTCATGGAGGAGCGGCGCGGGGCGCCCTTCACCATCCGCCGCTGGCAGCCGCTGACCGGCGGTCAATCAAGAGATATCGGGGCGGGAGATATCGGGACGGGAGATACCCAGGAATGA
- a CDS encoding MATE family efflux transporter has product MSDVVSPRANPYLSGPVWPLFLKTAAPIVLLMLVSGLYTIVDAIFLGLLVGPRALAAVTLVFPIFMAVAALSTLVSSGMASILARRLGAGDDDGAQAVLQSAMMLSLLVAVLLMAFYLTLGIRLVEWFSEGDAGLAAMARTYLALLIFGSPLQFLVSIQGDALRSEGKPGVMAGIGVLVTLANIGFNYVFIAGLGWGVAGSAVGTLSAQAVAMGVAVWLRLSGRTPLALFRRTGYRLTEAWPRILALGLPPSLGLAGTSLSAGCYIIGIGIWSGDNHDVAIAAYGIASRLLTFAFLPLLGLNFACQSIVGNNFGAHLFDRSDRTLMAGLATGLCYGIVVELAFVFGAKPLAALFVTDPAVITEAVHIVRIVTAAYVLVAPLMVLAGYFQALGMASRAAAITLGRTYVFTLPLIFILPFIFGETGLWMAAPASDLGMLVVAITVLWLNRKRARLGMFWSGG; this is encoded by the coding sequence ATGTCTGACGTCGTTTCGCCGCGGGCGAACCCCTATCTTTCCGGCCCGGTCTGGCCGCTGTTTCTCAAGACCGCCGCACCCATCGTTCTGCTGATGCTTGTCAGCGGGCTCTACACCATCGTCGACGCGATTTTTCTGGGCCTGCTGGTCGGTCCCCGCGCGCTTGCCGCCGTCACGCTGGTATTTCCGATCTTCATGGCGGTGGCGGCGTTGTCGACGCTGGTTTCCTCCGGCATGGCCTCCATTCTGGCGCGCCGGCTCGGCGCCGGCGATGATGACGGCGCGCAGGCGGTGCTGCAATCGGCAATGATGCTGTCGCTGCTCGTTGCCGTGCTGCTGATGGCGTTTTATCTCACGCTCGGGATCAGGCTTGTCGAGTGGTTTTCCGAAGGCGATGCCGGGCTTGCGGCGATGGCCAGAACCTATCTGGCGCTGCTGATTTTCGGCAGCCCGCTGCAGTTCCTGGTCTCGATCCAGGGCGATGCGCTTCGCTCGGAGGGCAAGCCCGGCGTGATGGCCGGCATCGGCGTTCTGGTCACGCTCGCCAATATCGGCTTCAACTATGTGTTCATCGCCGGCCTTGGCTGGGGTGTTGCCGGATCGGCGGTCGGAACGCTCTCAGCGCAGGCGGTGGCCATGGGCGTGGCGGTGTGGCTCAGGCTTTCCGGGCGGACGCCGCTTGCGCTTTTCCGCCGCACCGGCTACCGGCTGACGGAGGCGTGGCCGCGCATTCTGGCGCTCGGCCTGCCGCCGTCGTTGGGTCTGGCCGGCACCAGCCTTTCAGCGGGTTGCTATATTATCGGCATCGGCATCTGGAGCGGCGACAACCACGATGTCGCGATCGCCGCCTATGGCATCGCCTCGCGGCTTCTGACCTTCGCCTTTCTGCCGCTGTTGGGGCTGAACTTCGCCTGCCAGTCGATCGTCGGCAACAATTTCGGCGCGCATCTGTTCGACCGGTCGGACCGGACGCTCATGGCTGGCCTCGCCACGGGGCTTTGCTACGGGATTGTCGTCGAGCTTGCGTTCGTCTTTGGAGCAAAGCCGCTCGCGGCACTGTTCGTGACCGATCCGGCGGTGATCACCGAGGCCGTCCACATCGTGCGGATCGTGACCGCGGCCTATGTCCTCGTCGCGCCCCTTATGGTGCTTGCCGGCTATTTCCAGGCGCTCGGCATGGCAAGCCGGGCGGCGGCGATCACGCTCGGCCGGACCTATGTCTTCACCCTGCCGCTGATCTTCATACTGCCGTTCATCTTCGGCGAAACGGGTTTATGGATGGCGGCGCCGGCAAGTGATCTCGGCATGCTCGTGGTCGCGATCACGGTGCTCTGGCTCAACCGGAAACGCGCTCGCTTGGGCATGTTTTGGAGCGGCGGCTGA
- a CDS encoding FAD-binding oxidoreductase, whose product MTGPNADLIARFAEIVGAGHALTAAGDIAPYLTETRGLYHGATSLVLKPGSTAEVAAIMTLASETKTPVVPAGGRTGHVGGAVPREAGTDIVLSLERMTKIRKIDTAGNFMVVDGGAILAEVQKAAADNDRLFPLSLGSEGSARIGGNLSTNAGGTAVLAYGNMRNLCLGLEVVLPTGEIWNGLRSLKKDNTGYDLRDLFIGAEGTLGIITGAVLKLYPRPKGHQVAFAAVATPEQALDLFNLAADRCASALTGFEIMARMAFAFTVKHTEGARDPLSKPFPWYTLIDVSTSDSQQSADDMMTAVLEEAFEQGIVEDAVIAKSEAEIAELWHMRDTMSEAQKPEGGSIKHDVSVPVSSVPAFLHQADAAVMAAVPGARICAFGHLGDGNIHYNISQPEGADKAAFLARWGEVNEIVHAIVLAHGGSISAEHGIGRLKRDELARIREPIEIELMQRIKNAFDPAGIMNPDKILKA is encoded by the coding sequence ATGACCGGCCCGAATGCAGACCTGATCGCCCGCTTTGCCGAAATCGTCGGCGCCGGCCACGCGCTGACTGCGGCCGGCGATATCGCGCCCTACCTCACCGAAACCCGCGGGCTGTACCACGGCGCGACTTCGCTTGTGCTGAAACCCGGCTCCACGGCCGAGGTCGCCGCGATCATGACGCTTGCTAGCGAGACGAAAACGCCGGTCGTGCCCGCGGGCGGGCGCACCGGCCATGTCGGCGGCGCGGTTCCGCGCGAGGCAGGAACCGATATCGTGCTCTCGCTCGAGCGGATGACCAAGATCCGCAAGATCGACACCGCCGGTAATTTCATGGTGGTCGATGGCGGCGCGATCCTCGCCGAGGTCCAGAAGGCAGCGGCCGACAATGACCGGCTGTTTCCGCTGTCGCTCGGCTCCGAAGGATCGGCACGCATTGGCGGCAACCTGTCGACCAATGCCGGCGGCACGGCGGTGCTTGCCTATGGCAATATGCGTAATTTGTGCCTCGGCCTCGAAGTGGTGCTGCCGACCGGCGAGATCTGGAACGGGCTGCGCTCGCTGAAGAAGGACAATACCGGCTACGACCTGCGCGACCTGTTCATCGGCGCGGAAGGCACGCTCGGCATCATCACCGGCGCGGTGCTGAAGCTTTATCCCCGCCCGAAAGGCCATCAGGTGGCGTTTGCAGCCGTTGCCACGCCGGAACAGGCGCTGGACCTGTTCAACCTTGCCGCAGACCGCTGCGCCTCCGCGCTGACGGGTTTCGAGATCATGGCGCGCATGGCATTCGCCTTTACGGTCAAGCATACCGAGGGCGCGCGTGATCCGCTGTCGAAGCCCTTTCCCTGGTACACGCTGATCGACGTTTCGACCTCAGACAGCCAGCAATCGGCCGACGACATGATGACGGCGGTGCTGGAGGAAGCCTTTGAACAGGGCATTGTGGAAGACGCCGTGATCGCCAAGTCAGAGGCAGAAATCGCGGAACTCTGGCACATGCGCGACACCATGTCGGAGGCGCAGAAGCCGGAGGGCGGTTCGATCAAGCACGATGTCTCGGTCCCGGTTTCCTCCGTGCCCGCCTTCCTGCACCAGGCGGATGCGGCGGTGATGGCGGCCGTGCCGGGCGCGCGCATCTGCGCCTTCGGCCATCTTGGCGACGGCAATATCCATTACAACATCTCCCAGCCGGAAGGCGCCGACAAGGCCGCCTTCCTGGCGCGCTGGGGCGAGGTCAACGAGATCGTCCACGCAATCGTGCTTGCCCATGGCGGCTCGATTTCCGCCGAACACGGCATCGGACGGCTGAAGCGCGACGAGCTTGCCCGCATCCGCGAACCGATCGAGATCGAGTTGATGCAGCGGATCAAGAACGCCTTCGATCCGGCGGGCATCATGAACCCGGACAAGATTTTGAAGGCCTGA
- a CDS encoding L-threonylcarbamoyladenylate synthase yields MARIIDISREEELALAEGRRLLIAGELVAIPTETVYGLAGDATDADAIARIYAAKNRPAFNPLICHMADLAMAERYADFSPLARELADAFWPGPLTLVLPLKPGSGIAAAATAGLATVAVRVPRGFAGRLIAETGLPLAAPSANRSGRLSPTTAGHVEADLGDRLQLIIDAGPAIVGVESTILKVEDETITLLRPGGIPAEAVERLTGLSVTRPLASHAIEAPGMMASHYAPNAAVRLNASHVEPGEALIVFGAPVVDNADAAHIVLHLSETADPEEAASRLYDLMKQADQSGATAIAVTPIPHEGIGEAINDRLARAAAPRPKDHN; encoded by the coding sequence ATGGCGCGGATCATAGACATCAGCCGGGAGGAAGAGCTTGCGCTTGCGGAAGGTCGGCGGCTGCTGATCGCGGGCGAACTGGTCGCGATCCCGACCGAAACCGTCTACGGCCTTGCCGGCGACGCCACCGACGCGGACGCGATCGCCAGGATCTACGCGGCCAAGAACCGGCCCGCCTTCAACCCGCTGATCTGCCATATGGCCGATCTTGCCATGGCGGAGCGCTATGCCGATTTCTCGCCGCTTGCGCGCGAACTCGCCGATGCCTTCTGGCCCGGACCGTTGACGCTGGTGCTGCCGCTGAAGCCCGGCTCGGGGATCGCGGCTGCGGCCACCGCCGGGCTTGCCACCGTGGCCGTCCGGGTGCCGCGCGGGTTCGCCGGACGGCTGATCGCGGAGACCGGCCTGCCGCTCGCAGCCCCCAGCGCCAACAGGTCCGGCCGGCTTAGCCCGACCACCGCCGGTCATGTGGAGGCCGATCTCGGCGACCGGCTGCAACTGATCATCGACGCCGGGCCCGCGATCGTCGGGGTCGAATCGACGATCCTCAAGGTCGAGGACGAGACCATCACCCTTCTTCGCCCGGGCGGCATACCCGCCGAGGCGGTCGAGCGGCTGACGGGGCTTTCGGTCACGCGACCACTCGCGTCCCACGCCATCGAGGCGCCCGGCATGATGGCATCGCATTACGCACCCAACGCCGCCGTCCGTCTGAACGCCAGTCATGTCGAGCCCGGCGAGGCGCTGATCGTGTTCGGCGCGCCGGTCGTGGACAACGCCGATGCCGCCCATATCGTGCTCCATCTGAGCGAGACCGCCGATCCGGAGGAAGCCGCGAGCAGGCTCTACGACCTGATGAAACAGGCCGACCAGAGCGGCGCAACCGCGATCGCGGTGACCCCGATCCCCCATGAAGGCATTGGCGAGGCGATCAACGACCGGCTTGCCCGCGCCGCCGCCCCCCGCCCTAAGGACCACAACTGA
- a CDS encoding YqaE/Pmp3 family membrane protein yields the protein MRYFIAVILPWLSFFTIGKPFSGIICLILQITLIGWPIAALWALFAVQNYWADRRNAELLDALRRDK from the coding sequence ATGCGCTATTTCATCGCCGTCATTCTGCCATGGCTTTCGTTTTTCACGATCGGAAAGCCGTTTTCCGGGATCATCTGCCTGATCCTGCAGATCACCCTGATCGGCTGGCCGATTGCTGCATTGTGGGCCCTGTTCGCGGTCCAGAACTACTGGGCCGACCGCCGCAACGCCGAACTGCTGGACGCGCTGCGCCGCGACAAATAG
- a CDS encoding alpha-D-ribose 1-methylphosphonate 5-triphosphate diphosphatase, translating into MSAETVFANARIVLEDEIVEGTLVVRDGAIAEIAEGASTVGEDMEGDYLIPGLIELHTDHLEGHYSPRPGVRWDKIAAVQAHDGQIIASGITTVFDCLRMGSDGDDGFDLGEMRDMADAIQQAEREDRLKAQHFLHLRCEVSAANVMEHFAGFENDPHVRLTSLMDHAPGQRQFTDLSQYELFYKPKRGLSDEAFAAFVAERQGQSEKYSDRHRQMISDHCAARGIAIASHDDATVAHVEEAIGHGVALAEFPTSFEAANASHKAGLSVLMGAPNVVRGKSHSGNIAARDLAERGVLDVLSSDYVPFSLLYAPFILADTLEAISLPRALRMVTATPAKAVGLEDRGRIAPGLRADLVRVHRPSGAPVTRAVWRAGKRVA; encoded by the coding sequence ATGAGCGCGGAAACCGTCTTCGCCAATGCGCGGATCGTCCTTGAGGACGAGATCGTGGAGGGCACGCTGGTGGTGCGCGACGGCGCGATCGCCGAGATCGCGGAGGGGGCAAGCACGGTCGGCGAGGACATGGAGGGCGATTACCTGATCCCCGGCCTGATCGAGCTCCATACCGATCACCTCGAAGGCCATTATTCGCCGCGGCCCGGCGTGCGCTGGGACAAGATCGCCGCCGTCCAGGCCCATGACGGCCAGATCATCGCGTCGGGCATCACCACCGTTTTCGACTGCCTGCGCATGGGTTCCGACGGCGACGACGGCTTCGATCTCGGCGAGATGCGCGACATGGCCGACGCGATCCAGCAGGCCGAGCGCGAGGACCGGCTGAAGGCCCAGCACTTCCTGCATCTGCGCTGCGAGGTTTCCGCCGCCAACGTGATGGAACACTTCGCCGGCTTCGAGAACGACCCGCATGTCCGGCTGACATCGCTGATGGACCACGCGCCGGGCCAGCGGCAGTTTACCGATCTTTCCCAGTACGAGCTCTTTTACAAGCCGAAGCGCGGGCTTTCCGATGAGGCCTTCGCCGCCTTCGTCGCGGAGCGTCAGGGGCAATCCGAGAAATATTCCGACCGGCACAGGCAGATGATTTCCGATCACTGCGCCGCCCGCGGCATCGCCATTGCCAGCCATGACGACGCGACCGTCGCCCATGTGGAAGAGGCGATCGGCCACGGCGTGGCGCTTGCCGAGTTTCCGACGAGTTTCGAGGCCGCGAACGCCTCGCACAAGGCCGGGCTTTCGGTGCTGATGGGCGCGCCCAATGTGGTGCGCGGCAAATCGCATTCCGGCAATATCGCCGCGCGCGATCTCGCCGAACGCGGCGTGCTCGATGTGCTGTCGTCGGATTACGTGCCGTTCAGCCTGCTTTATGCCCCCTTCATCCTCGCCGATACGCTTGAGGCGATCAGCCTGCCGCGCGCGCTGCGGATGGTGACGGCGACGCCGGCCAAAGCCGTCGGGCTCGAGGATCGCGGGCGGATCGCGCCGGGGCTCAGAGCCGATCTGGTGCGCGTTCATCGCCCCTCCGGCGCGCCGGTGACCCGCGCGGTCTGGCGGGCGGGCAAGCGGGTGGCCTGA
- the phnN gene encoding phosphonate metabolism protein/1,5-bisphosphokinase (PRPP-forming) PhnN yields MARADRMAGRIIVVVGPSGAGKDSLINHAAALLCDHKRFAVIRRVITRPSDSASEIHDTMSPEAFAAMKAEGGFAVSWSAHGLDYGIPAAHRAFVAKGGVALCNGSRKALGDFRAAFTRLTVVNVTARPEILAARLAARGRESGDQITARLARSTMAVRGDFDVVTIDNSDALDIAGNQLVALIRDSLSENGR; encoded by the coding sequence ATGGCAAGGGCCGACAGGATGGCGGGCAGGATTATCGTCGTGGTCGGTCCGAGCGGGGCCGGCAAGGACAGCCTGATCAACCACGCAGCGGCCCTCCTTTGCGACCACAAGCGCTTTGCCGTGATCCGCCGGGTGATCACCCGGCCCAGCGACAGCGCCAGCGAAATTCATGACACCATGTCGCCGGAAGCGTTCGCGGCGATGAAGGCCGAAGGCGGATTTGCCGTTTCCTGGTCGGCGCACGGGCTCGATTACGGCATTCCGGCCGCGCACCGCGCCTTCGTCGCCAAGGGCGGCGTTGCGCTCTGCAACGGCTCACGCAAGGCGCTCGGCGATTTCCGCGCAGCCTTTACCCGCCTCACCGTCGTCAACGTCACCGCCCGGCCCGAAATCCTTGCCGCAAGGCTTGCGGCGCGCGGGCGCGAGAGCGGCGACCAGATCACCGCCCGCCTCGCCCGCTCGACCATGGCGGTCCGTGGCGATTTCGACGTCGTCACGATCGACAATTCCGACGCGCTCGATATAGCCGGCAATCAGCTTGTGGCGCTGATCCGGGACAGCCTGTCGGAAAACGGGCGCTGA
- a CDS encoding Bax inhibitor-1/YccA family protein: MADLRNYQNRAQAGAHASAEIDQGLRTYMLRVYNLMALGLVITGIAAYGVFTAAVAGDAGGQMQLTQFGQVMYASPLKWLVMFAPLIAFFVLAFRINKMSVAAAQTAFWVYAALTGISLSTIFLVYTGQSVVQTFFITAASFGALSLYGYTTKRDLSAMGSFMVIGLFGVIIAMIVNIFLQSSALGFAVSVLGVLIFAGLTAWDTQKIKEMYYEGDGHEVAGRKAVMGALTLYLDFINMFLFMLRLLGNRN; this comes from the coding sequence ATGGCTGATCTTCGCAACTATCAGAACCGCGCGCAGGCGGGAGCGCATGCGAGTGCTGAAATCGATCAGGGACTGCGCACCTACATGCTGCGCGTCTACAATCTCATGGCGCTTGGTCTTGTGATCACCGGCATCGCGGCCTACGGAGTTTTCACTGCTGCGGTTGCCGGCGATGCCGGTGGCCAGATGCAGCTCACCCAGTTCGGTCAGGTCATGTACGCCTCGCCGCTGAAATGGCTCGTCATGTTCGCGCCGCTGATCGCCTTCTTCGTGCTGGCGTTCCGGATCAACAAGATGAGCGTCGCCGCCGCCCAGACCGCGTTCTGGGTCTACGCCGCGCTGACTGGCATTTCGCTGTCGACGATCTTCCTGGTTTATACCGGACAGAGCGTCGTCCAGACCTTCTTCATCACCGCCGCGTCCTTCGGCGCGCTGTCGCTTTACGGCTACACCACCAAGCGCGACCTTTCGGCGATGGGTTCTTTCATGGTGATCGGCCTGTTCGGCGTGATCATCGCCATGATCGTCAACATCTTCCTGCAGTCGAGCGCGCTCGGCTTCGCGGTCTCGGTTCTCGGCGTTCTGATCTTCGCCGGCTTGACCGCGTGGGACACGCAGAAGATCAAGGAAATGTACTATGAAGGCGACGGCCATGAAGTGGCCGGCCGCAAGGCGGTCATGGGCGCGCTGACGCTCTACCTCGACTTCATCAACATGTTCCTGTTCATGCTGCGCCTGCTCGGCAACCGGAACTGA
- a CDS encoding RidA family protein encodes MRRIFSGGIYENKIGYCRAVVAGGFVHVAGTTAQGADIPGDVAGQCRSALAAIEKALAEAGSGFADVVRVNYYLPHAPDFEACWPILAATFGDNPPAATMIECGLIDPKYRIEIEVTALARG; translated from the coding sequence ATGCGACGGATTTTCTCGGGCGGAATTTATGAAAACAAGATCGGCTATTGCCGCGCCGTGGTCGCGGGCGGCTTCGTCCATGTGGCCGGCACCACGGCACAGGGCGCCGATATTCCCGGCGATGTCGCAGGCCAGTGCCGCTCGGCGCTCGCGGCCATCGAAAAGGCGCTGGCGGAAGCCGGTTCGGGTTTCGCCGATGTGGTCCGCGTGAATTACTACCTGCCCCACGCGCCGGATTTCGAGGCCTGCTGGCCGATCCTTGCCGCTACCTTCGGCGACAATCCGCCGGCGGCGACCATGATCGAATGCGGCCTGATCGATCCCAAATACCGGATCGAGATCGAGGTGACGGCGCTGGCGCGCGGGTGA
- a CDS encoding aromatic ring-hydroxylating oxygenase subunit alpha, whose translation MTIRQKMLDELTNRRDGFTLAQPFYTDPDYFRVDMENFYYRDWLFVAHDCELPRPGNYLTLQIGDYSVILTRGRDKVIRAMHNSCRHRGSRVCAAEKGTTAKLVCPYHQWTYDLDGSLQYVRHMGEDFDKSQYGLKPVHCESIEGYIFVCLADHAPDIAPLRARIAPYLVPHNIPETKVAFKSSIVEKGNWKLVWENNRECYHCAANHPELCRTYPEAASVTGVQGMMDDPEIQAHWAHCEAAGLEAKFFLNPDGQYRITRMPLIPGAESYTMSGQRAVRKPMGPNTAAAGIGALLLFHYPTTWNHFLGDHAISFRVLPLGPEETEVTTTWMVPKDAVEGIDYDIEELTHVWTFTNDQDRQIVEENARGIRSPAYEPGPYCEEDEGGVMQFVEWYANTSISRLSDTAPPLSIVA comes from the coding sequence ATGACGATACGCCAGAAGATGCTGGATGAGCTGACAAACCGCCGCGACGGTTTCACGCTCGCCCAGCCGTTTTATACCGACCCGGATTATTTCCGCGTCGACATGGAAAATTTCTATTACCGCGACTGGCTGTTCGTCGCCCATGATTGCGAACTGCCGCGTCCGGGCAATTACCTGACGCTCCAGATCGGCGACTATTCGGTGATCCTGACGCGCGGGCGCGACAAGGTCATCCGGGCGATGCACAATTCCTGTCGCCATCGCGGCTCCAGGGTCTGCGCCGCTGAAAAAGGCACGACCGCCAAGCTCGTCTGTCCCTACCATCAGTGGACCTATGATCTCGACGGCTCGCTGCAATATGTCCGCCATATGGGCGAGGATTTCGACAAGTCGCAATATGGGCTGAAGCCGGTGCATTGCGAGAGCATCGAAGGCTATATCTTCGTCTGCCTTGCCGATCATGCTCCCGATATCGCGCCGCTGAGGGCGAGGATCGCGCCCTATCTGGTGCCGCACAACATTCCCGAGACCAAGGTCGCCTTCAAATCCTCTATTGTGGAAAAGGGCAACTGGAAGCTCGTCTGGGAAAACAATCGCGAGTGCTATCACTGCGCCGCCAATCACCCGGAACTCTGCCGCACCTATCCCGAAGCCGCCTCGGTCACCGGGGTGCAGGGGATGATGGACGATCCGGAAATTCAGGCGCACTGGGCACATTGCGAGGCGGCGGGGCTGGAGGCGAAGTTCTTCCTCAATCCCGACGGCCAGTACCGCATCACCCGCATGCCGCTGATCCCGGGTGCGGAAAGCTACACCATGTCGGGCCAGCGCGCGGTCAGGAAGCCGATGGGACCGAACACGGCCGCCGCCGGCATCGGCGCGCTGCTGCTGTTCCACTATCCCACCACCTGGAACCATTTCCTGGGCGACCACGCGATTTCCTTCCGGGTGCTGCCGCTCGGGCCGGAGGAAACCGAGGTCACCACCACCTGGATGGTGCCGAAGGACGCGGTCGAGGGCATCGATTACGATATCGAGGAACTCACCCATGTGTGGACCTTCACCAACGACCAGGACCGCCAGATCGTGGAGGAAAACGCGCGCGGCATCCGCTCGCCCGCCTATGAGCCCGGCCCGTACTGCGAAGAGGATGAGGGCGGCGTGATGCAGTTTGTCGAATGGTACGCGAACACCTCGATTTCGCGGCTGTCCGACACCGCGCCGCCGCTGTCGATCGTTGCCTGA
- a CDS encoding GNAT family N-acetyltransferase: MTVTLRPASPADLSAITEIYAECVLNGVASYELEPPGRDEMETRMTAITAAGYPYLAAIEDDRVIGYAYASAFRTRPAYRWLVENSVYLSPEARGKGVGKSLLARLVDECEQRGFRQMVAVIGGASPASIALHLALGFTEAGRLTGTGFKHGNWLDTVFMQRPLGEGNRSDPLPLSL, encoded by the coding sequence ATGACCGTGACCCTCCGCCCCGCCTCCCCCGCCGACCTTTCCGCAATCACCGAAATCTACGCCGAATGCGTGTTGAACGGGGTTGCGAGTTATGAGCTGGAACCGCCCGGCCGGGACGAAATGGAAACGCGGATGACCGCGATCACCGCCGCCGGCTACCCCTATCTCGCCGCCATCGAGGACGACCGCGTGATCGGCTATGCCTATGCCAGCGCCTTCCGCACCCGCCCGGCCTATCGCTGGCTGGTCGAAAATTCGGTCTATCTCTCGCCCGAGGCGCGCGGCAAGGGCGTCGGCAAAAGCCTGCTGGCGCGACTGGTCGATGAATGCGAACAGCGCGGCTTTCGCCAGATGGTCGCCGTCATCGGCGGCGCCAGTCCGGCTTCGATCGCGCTCCATCTCGCGCTCGGCTTCACCGAGGCCGGCCGGCTGACGGGAACCGGCTTCAAGCACGGTAACTGGCTCGATACCGTGTTCATGCAGCGCCCGCTTGGCGAGGGCAACCGGAGCGACCCGCTGCCCTTGTCGCTTTGA
- a CDS encoding hybrid-cluster NAD(P)-dependent oxidoreductase translates to MVKPKTFRHIDEMVPWNGREHMLECVAWTPEAPDVMTFTFRAEQENIWFRYLPGQYITLELPIGPEPVLRTYTISSSPTRPFTIAVTVKAQKDSIGTRWMFENLHPGMKIKAIGPLGDFSYATKPAQKYLFISAGSGITPMMSMTRDLGDRDPDTDIAFIHCARSPNDIIFRWELEYKARYMPFFNLGFIVTELERTQLWSGLKGFIDRAKIALLVPDFLERRVFCCGPDPFMATVRDSLESSSFDMENNYFQETFKPEAPSPTMFVGESADEDKRLVIEFADSGIRAEVPPGFTVLQTARNAGVRIPAACESGICGTCRTMCRSGKVDMQHNGGILDDEIEEGYILACCSRPLTDVEVEA, encoded by the coding sequence ATGGTCAAGCCGAAGACCTTCAGGCATATCGACGAGATGGTGCCGTGGAATGGCCGCGAGCATATGCTCGAATGCGTCGCCTGGACGCCGGAAGCGCCCGATGTGATGACCTTCACCTTCCGCGCGGAACAGGAAAACATCTGGTTCCGCTACCTGCCGGGCCAGTATATCACGCTGGAACTGCCGATCGGCCCGGAGCCGGTGCTCAGAACCTACACCATCTCCTCGAGCCCGACCCGGCCGTTTACCATCGCCGTCACGGTGAAGGCGCAGAAGGACAGCATCGGCACGCGCTGGATGTTCGAAAACCTGCATCCCGGCATGAAGATCAAGGCAATCGGCCCGCTCGGCGATTTTTCCTATGCCACCAAGCCGGCCCAGAAATACCTGTTCATCTCGGCGGGGTCCGGGATCACGCCGATGATGTCGATGACGCGCGATCTCGGCGACCGCGATCCCGATACCGATATCGCCTTCATCCACTGCGCCCGTTCGCCGAACGACATCATTTTCCGCTGGGAGCTGGAGTACAAGGCGCGCTACATGCCGTTCTTCAATCTCGGCTTCATCGTCACCGAGCTGGAGCGCACCCAGCTCTGGTCGGGGCTGAAGGGCTTCATCGACCGCGCCAAGATCGCGCTGCTGGTGCCGGATTTCCTGGAGCGACGGGTGTTCTGCTGCGGGCCGGATCCGTTCATGGCGACCGTCAGGGATTCGCTTGAAAGCTCCAGCTTCGACATGGAAAACAACTATTTCCAGGAGACTTTCAAGCCGGAGGCGCCGTCGCCGACCATGTTCGTCGGCGAGAGCGCGGACGAGGACAAGCGACTGGTGATCGAATTCGCCGATTCCGGCATCCGGGCCGAGGTGCCGCCCGGCTTCACCGTGCTTCAGACCGCCCGCAATGCCGGCGTCCGCATTCCCGCCGCCTGCGAGAGCGGCATCTGCGGCACCTGCCGGACCATGTGCAGATCCGGCAAGGTCGACATGCAGCATAATGGCGGCATTCTCGATGACGAGATCGAGGAGGGCTATATCCTCGCCTGCTGCTCCCGCCCGCTCACCGATGTCGAGGTGGAAGCTTAA